The region GCGCGCCTGGCCGCGGGAATAATCAGTTCTTATAATATAATCCGGCCGAAGCGCGATATTGTGTTTTTCCAATGCCTGCTTATAACCTTCTAAACGTTGCGCGGCAGCTTGCGTAATTAAGTCTCCTGTGATGTGGCCTATTTTCTTATGTTCCAAACTAATAAGATAATTTACCGCTTGTTCTGCCCCGCCCTGATTATCTATGACAATACAATTAACATCCAGGTCTGACACATAATTATTGATCACCACACATGGGATCTTATTGGCATAGGCATCTTCCAATTGATTACGGTTAGCAATGATATCCGCGAAGATAACTCCCCCTACCCCGTTTAATCCCAAAACAGAATTAGCGTCGGAAAGATGCAAAAGAAGGTCTAATTTTAAAACCTCGCAAAGCGTGCCAATGCCGCGGATAAGCTCTAAGGCGTAGAATGAATAAAACATGCCTTCATACCGGGGTATGACCAAGGCTACGGTATTACTTTTTCCAGTTGCTAAACGTTGGGCGATAATGGAGGGCTGATAATGCATTTGCTTTACCACCTCAAGCACCTTAAGACGGTTCTTGGCCTTTACTGATGGTAATTTATTGACAACGCGGGAAACTGTAGCCGGAGAAACGCCTGCGGCGCGCGCCACATCTTCAATGGAAACTGCCTTTAGGGCATTATCTTTTTTCTTACGGGTCATTTATCTTCTGATGATATCCCCGACTTGGGGCGTATAAGAGTCGTTTAACATGTCGCAAGCGGCTATCGTTTTACTTAAACGGATCACTTCCAAGACAGAAACTACCTGGTCGTTTTTATAAATATGCAGTTTATCCCCCACTGCCAAACCAGAATTATCTCCAACATCCACAAGGACAAAATTATTATCTTTGTTCACCGAGATTATTTTTCCTAAACCACCGGGGCTTATCAGGCCCTTGGAAAAAACGGGGTCTTGCTTGCCAACCGCTTCTGAAGGGCGCACAATAATGGGAGGCAGCTCTACATTCTCTTTATTCTCTTTTACTTTCTCCGTGCCGTCAACAGTAAAACCTGCGCCCGCAACATTAGTTGACTGAACTGACTTATCTTTTACTAAAATATCCATTTCTTTTACTTTCTTCTCAAGCTCTAAATTAATATCCTGAAGCTTCTTGATCTTCTTTTCAAGATCAATCTTGCGGGTGCTTAGCTGTTGAAGCTGACGGCGCAAGACTTCATTATCGGTCTTCAAAGACTTTGCCGAATCATTGATCTGCAGTTTATCATTCTTCTCGCCCACCAACTCCAGAGCGATATTATCAACCACCTTCTTATTATAGATAATCTGTTTTTGCGCGTATTCCAGCTGGCGCGCCAGATCCTGCTTTTCCTGGTTTAAACTGTTGATCTCCAGCTCGAGAGCGTTTTTCTCACGCTGTAATTGTTCATTGTTTATCTTTAAGTCACGGGAGTCGCTGCGTAAATTTTCCAGCTGCATGGAAATAGCATTCTTATCCCTTAAGACGCCTGCCCAATAATCATCATTTGGCGCCTGCGTCTGTTCTCGAGTAACAGGCGCGCTTGCGCTGCTTTCTTGCAATTCTTTGATCTTACTGGTAAGCTTCTCCCTGGCCTGCATTAAATCCTCATAGCGTTTTTTAAGCTCATCGCGCTCATCGGTTATCTTGCTTAATTTTGAATTAATGGAAGAATACTTTGATTCTAGAGTATCGTAATCCTTTTTAAGAGAATTCACCCTGTCGGTTAAGTCTTTATTTTTTACTGACAGGCCTTCTTTCTCTTGTTCCAGAAGCTGATTAGCGGTAAAGGTCTGGAAAAGCACAAAACCGCAAACAAGAAGAAGGGCCACCAAACTTAAGATTACTATCTTTACTTTTTGTTCCATTACGCCTCCTTATAATAATCTAGCAAAGACCCTGTGCATAACTAAGCTGGCCGCGCCTAAGGCGACAGCATTTTCTCTTAATTGCGAATATATTATTTCCAAATTCTCAGTCATTTCCCTGAATGCCCATTCACGAACGGTGCTGCTGACCTGATTCAAGAATTTATCCCCCGCCTCTTCTAAGCCGCCGCCTAAGATCACCGCCTGCGGATTAAGAAAATTAACCATGCAGGCTATTTTTACCCCCAGCCGATAAGCGGCTTT is a window of Candidatus Omnitrophota bacterium DNA encoding:
- a CDS encoding LacI family transcriptional regulator produces the protein MTRKKKDNALKAVSIEDVARAAGVSPATVSRVVNKLPSVKAKNRLKVLEVVKQMHYQPSIIAQRLATGKSNTVALVIPRYEGMFYSFYALELIRGIGTLCEVLKLDLLLHLSDANSVLGLNGVGGVIFADIIANRNQLEDAYANKIPCVVINNYVSDLDVNCIVIDNQGGAEQAVNYLISLEHKKIGHITGDLITQAAAQRLEGYKQALEKHNIALRPDYIIRTDYSRGQARQAAEKMLKLPDPPTAIFVASDSMALEVMAVAKELGKQIPRDISIVGFDDNPSGLYGPVSLTTVRQPLVKMAQMSVEELHRVMNQEKPSKVRRIALPAELIIRESCRALSSS